A genomic region of Ignavibacteria bacterium contains the following coding sequences:
- a CDS encoding GIY-YIG nuclease family protein, translated as MSQPIDNAKFVVCDVETTGLNPVTDRIIEIALVKIENLKIVDKFSTLVNPEIFIPPFITRLTGIRNEDVFDAPKFSDIVLRVRDFLKDAIFVAHNASFDHKFLLHSFLRENIYPPENPVLCTKLLARRVVTGLESYGLSSLTRYFKIQNLNAHRAYGDALATTHLLLQLLSEGSKQYLFSDIDSLLSLQFQPVKNILEINVRETIAEQLSKLPQKPGVYIFKNKKNNIVYVGKAKNLRNRVLSYFRNDDARVRKIVRSSHYLDFIETSSELSAFLLESELIKKYKPQHNKALKIIRRYSFIALQNDHPFPRLEVTSKISSNGAHFFGPFQRRETAEQVLDIISKSTLLRECDDKTLEKNRPCYLLEINRCLGPCVNANLFEEYQKELEFVKSFLTGDNLLILNRLIEKMKEYSAREKFEDAAKIRDSIQMIVNNIGRIKVLKEPINTINAIIIIYDKQKPIELIGLRNGILIFIKKFEDEPEFLINVAEEYFNHINMEFDLAINIEKIKIIANFLVNQKAKYKILYTSSLDKETLPEKLRLLLLED; from the coding sequence ATGAGTCAACCAATTGATAATGCAAAATTTGTTGTATGTGATGTGGAAACAACTGGTTTAAATCCAGTCACTGATCGTATCATTGAAATTGCTCTTGTTAAAATTGAAAATCTTAAAATTGTTGATAAGTTCTCTACTCTTGTCAATCCTGAAATTTTTATTCCTCCTTTCATCACAAGGCTGACTGGAATTAGAAACGAAGATGTTTTCGATGCACCAAAATTTTCTGACATAGTTTTGAGAGTCAGAGACTTTTTAAAAGATGCAATTTTTGTCGCGCATAATGCCTCTTTTGATCACAAATTCTTACTTCATAGTTTTTTAAGAGAGAATATTTACCCACCTGAAAATCCAGTTCTTTGTACAAAACTATTAGCAAGAAGGGTTGTGACAGGACTTGAAAGTTATGGATTAAGCTCACTGACAAGATATTTCAAAATTCAAAATCTAAATGCACATAGAGCTTATGGTGATGCATTAGCAACCACACATCTGCTTTTGCAATTGCTTTCTGAAGGTTCAAAACAATATCTGTTTTCTGATATCGACAGTCTTTTATCACTTCAATTTCAACCTGTCAAAAATATTTTAGAGATAAATGTAAGAGAAACAATTGCCGAACAACTCTCCAAACTTCCACAAAAACCAGGTGTTTACATTTTTAAGAACAAAAAAAATAATATTGTTTATGTCGGCAAAGCAAAGAATTTGAGAAACCGAGTTCTAAGTTACTTTAGAAATGATGATGCTAGAGTTAGAAAAATTGTTCGTTCGTCTCATTATTTAGATTTTATAGAAACATCAAGTGAACTTTCAGCTTTTCTGCTTGAGTCAGAGTTAATCAAGAAATATAAGCCACAGCATAATAAAGCTTTAAAGATTATTAGAAGATATTCCTTCATTGCACTTCAGAATGATCATCCATTTCCAAGATTAGAAGTTACATCAAAAATTTCATCCAATGGAGCTCATTTCTTTGGACCATTCCAACGACGAGAAACGGCTGAACAGGTTCTTGATATTATCTCAAAATCAACCTTATTGCGAGAATGCGATGATAAAACGCTTGAAAAAAATCGCCCTTGTTATTTACTTGAAATTAATAGATGTCTTGGACCGTGTGTTAACGCAAATCTATTTGAAGAATATCAAAAAGAGCTTGAATTTGTAAAATCATTTTTGACTGGAGATAATCTACTAATTCTAAATCGATTAATTGAAAAGATGAAAGAGTATTCTGCTCGCGAGAAATTTGAGGATGCGGCAAAAATCCGTGACTCGATTCAAATGATTGTGAATAATATTGGTAGGATAAAGGTATTGAAAGAACCAATCAATACAATAAATGCAATTATCATAATTTATGATAAACAAAAACCAATTGAATTAATCGGTCTTCGAAATGGGATTCTAATTTTTATCAAAAAGTTTGAGGATGAACCTGAATTTTTAATTAATGTGGCTGAAGAATATTTTAATCATATCAATATGGAATTCGATCTGGCAATCAACATAGAAAAAATTAAGATCATTGCTAATTTTCTTGTAAATCAAAAAGCGAAGTATAAAATACTTTACACATCTTCACTGGATAAAGAAACACTACCTGAAAAACTTCGATTACTATTGTTGGAGGACTAA
- a CDS encoding acyl-CoA dehydrogenase, which translates to MKFEGVDYYHIDDLLTEEEKLIRSTIREFVEDKVIPIIEKHYREGTFPMHLIPEMAELGIFGATLPEKYGCANLNNVAYGLMMQELERGDSGIRSFASVQSALVMYPIYTFGSEEQRDYWLPKLARGEKIGCFGLTEPDFGSNPGGMLTRAEKVDGGFILNGTKMWITNGTIADVAVVWAKWDGVVHGFLVEKDFKGFSAPEMKNKHSLRASVTSELVLDNVFVPESHWLPNTQGLKSALMCLSQARYGIAWGVIGSMMVAYTTALEYAKSRVQFSKPIAAYQLTQAKLVWMLTEITKAQLLVLQLGRLKDQGKARFTHISLAKRNNCEVALDICRVAREILGANGILDEYPIMRHMNNLESVKTYEGTHEMHTLIVGEDITGYPAFD; encoded by the coding sequence ATGAAGTTCGAAGGAGTAGATTACTATCACATTGATGATCTTCTAACTGAAGAGGAAAAACTAATTCGTTCTACAATCAGAGAGTTTGTAGAAGATAAAGTCATACCAATAATCGAAAAGCATTATCGCGAAGGAACTTTTCCAATGCATTTGATTCCCGAGATGGCAGAACTCGGAATCTTTGGTGCGACTCTTCCCGAAAAATATGGCTGTGCAAATCTAAATAATGTAGCTTATGGATTGATGATGCAGGAACTTGAAAGGGGCGATAGCGGAATTAGAAGTTTTGCATCAGTTCAAAGTGCATTGGTAATGTATCCGATTTATACTTTTGGGAGTGAAGAGCAAAGAGATTACTGGCTTCCAAAACTTGCAAGGGGTGAGAAAATTGGATGCTTTGGTTTAACTGAGCCAGATTTCGGTTCAAATCCTGGTGGGATGTTAACTCGTGCAGAAAAAGTTGATGGTGGTTTTATTTTGAATGGAACCAAAATGTGGATTACAAACGGAACAATTGCAGATGTTGCTGTTGTGTGGGCAAAATGGGATGGTGTTGTTCATGGATTTTTAGTCGAGAAAGATTTTAAAGGATTTTCTGCACCTGAAATGAAAAACAAGCATTCACTGCGTGCATCAGTTACTTCAGAACTTGTACTTGATAATGTCTTTGTTCCAGAAAGTCACTGGCTTCCAAATACACAGGGTTTGAAATCAGCTTTAATGTGTCTGAGTCAAGCACGATATGGAATAGCATGGGGAGTTATTGGCTCAATGATGGTTGCTTATACAACCGCTCTTGAATATGCAAAATCAAGAGTTCAATTTTCAAAGCCTATTGCGGCATACCAGCTTACTCAAGCTAAACTTGTCTGGATGTTAACAGAAATAACTAAAGCACAATTGTTAGTCCTTCAACTTGGCAGATTAAAGGATCAAGGCAAAGCTCGATTTACACACATTTCATTAGCTAAAAGAAATAATTGTGAAGTCGCTTTGGATATCTGTCGTGTGGCCAGAGAAATTTTAGGAGCAAACGGAATATTGGATGAATACCCGATTATGCGTCATATGAATAATCTTGAATCAGTTAAGACATATGAAGGGACTCATGAAATGCACACTTTAATTGTTGGTGAAGATATAACTGGTTATCCAGCATTTGACTAA
- the guaB gene encoding IMP dehydrogenase: protein MKDKIKYEALTFDDVLLIPARSNVLPRDVDVSTRLTNKIRLNIPLISAAMDTVTEWQTAVAIAREGGIGIIHKNMSIEEQCEMVDKVKRSESGMIKDPITLFPNQTVAEALELMQKYRISGIPVIDENRKLVGILTNRDLRFEPDLNQPVEKLMTKENLITAKGKVTLEQAEKILQKHKIEKLPVVDRQNRLIGLITFKDIQKKKSFPNACKDELGRLRVGAAVGIQKDTLERVEELIKSNVDVVVIDTAHAHSEGVLQMIKKIKKKFPELELIAGNVGTAEATIDVIKAGADCVKVGIGPGSICTTRVVAGVGVPQISAIMECAKAAKKYNIPIIADGGIKQTGDIAKAIAAGADSVMIGSLFAGTDESPGEQVLYEGRSYKVYRGMGSIEAMKKGSKDRYFQDVEDDIKKLVPEGIEGRVPYKGPLSETVYQMIGGLRAAMGYCGVKNIRELQTKTKFVKMTEAGLRESHPHDVIITKEAPNYRVKGN from the coding sequence ATGAAAGATAAAATAAAATATGAAGCTTTGACATTTGATGATGTTCTGTTAATTCCTGCAAGGTCAAATGTTTTACCAAGAGATGTCGATGTTTCAACTCGATTGACAAATAAAATTCGTCTTAACATTCCGCTTATTTCAGCAGCGATGGATACGGTTACAGAATGGCAGACGGCTGTTGCAATTGCCCGTGAAGGTGGAATAGGAATTATCCACAAAAATATGTCGATCGAAGAACAGTGCGAGATGGTTGATAAAGTTAAAAGAAGCGAAAGCGGAATGATAAAAGATCCAATAACTTTATTTCCAAATCAAACTGTTGCAGAAGCGCTTGAGTTAATGCAAAAGTATCGCATCTCGGGAATTCCTGTAATTGATGAAAATAGAAAGCTTGTAGGAATTCTGACAAATCGTGATTTAAGATTCGAACCTGATCTCAATCAACCGGTCGAAAAGTTAATGACTAAAGAAAATTTGATTACTGCTAAAGGTAAAGTCACTCTCGAACAGGCAGAGAAGATTCTTCAAAAACATAAGATAGAGAAACTTCCAGTTGTTGATAGACAAAATAGATTAATCGGTTTAATTACTTTCAAAGACATCCAGAAAAAGAAAAGTTTTCCTAATGCATGCAAAGACGAATTAGGAAGATTGAGAGTAGGTGCAGCAGTAGGAATTCAAAAAGATACACTTGAAAGAGTTGAAGAATTAATAAAATCAAACGTAGATGTTGTAGTGATTGATACAGCCCATGCTCATTCGGAAGGTGTGCTTCAGATGATTAAAAAAATAAAAAAGAAATTTCCAGAGCTTGAGTTGATTGCAGGAAATGTTGGAACTGCTGAAGCCACTATTGATGTGATTAAAGCAGGTGCTGATTGTGTAAAAGTTGGAATTGGTCCTGGATCAATTTGCACAACAAGAGTAGTTGCAGGAGTTGGAGTTCCACAAATTAGTGCGATAATGGAATGTGCTAAAGCTGCGAAAAAATACAATATTCCAATAATTGCTGATGGTGGGATCAAACAAACTGGTGATATTGCAAAAGCAATTGCAGCTGGTGCTGATTCTGTAATGATTGGCAGCTTGTTTGCTGGAACTGATGAAAGTCCAGGTGAACAAGTTTTGTATGAAGGAAGAAGTTACAAAGTTTATCGTGGAATGGGTTCAATTGAAGCAATGAAAAAAGGAAGTAAAGATAGATACTTTCAGGATGTTGAAGATGATATAAAAAAACTGGTGCCGGAAGGAATAGAAGGCAGAGTACCATACAAAGGACCGCTTTCAGAAACTGTTTACCAGATGATTGGTGGTTTAAGAGCTGCAATGGGTTACTGCGGAGTGAAAAATATTAGAGAGTTGCAGACAAAAACAAAATTTGTGAAAATGACAGAAGCCGGTCTTAGAGAAAGTCACCCGCACGATGTAATAATTACCAAAGAAGCTCCAAATTATAGAGTAAAAGGCAATTAA
- a CDS encoding M24 family metallopeptidase produces MGNHFLDRINRLRETLALKKSECFFTLKTEDVRYLTGFNSSNGNLFVTSDRVKILTDRRYTHEVKKLPDFVEFEFIEPNFFETYKRNITELKIKKFYYEHSKLTLAQGLELRRVQGLFWTGLKDQLSYFYAFQDEDAIQKSKKAVKLTEKIFNELLNEIKEGISEIDLRAELIYKLSKVVDGKMSFEPIVLFGKNSAYPHGVSSTSKLKKNSTVLIDFGLSIDGFTSDFTRTLYFGKPNQEFLNFYSIVKDALHLAIEKLQLNTKAKNLYQVVIDHFAKYNVEKFFTHGLGHGIGIYLHNYPHISKESKDVIKENLVLALEPALYFENKFGIRIEQNVLITKDKKEVLNKFTDELIIL; encoded by the coding sequence ATGGGCAATCATTTCTTAGATCGAATTAACCGCCTTAGAGAAACACTTGCGCTCAAAAAGTCGGAATGTTTCTTCACTTTGAAAACTGAAGATGTCAGATATCTTACAGGTTTTAATTCTTCAAATGGAAATCTTTTTGTTACTTCAGATAGAGTTAAAATTCTTACTGATCGAAGATACACTCATGAAGTAAAAAAACTTCCTGATTTTGTTGAGTTTGAATTTATTGAACCGAATTTTTTTGAAACATATAAAAGAAACATTACAGAATTAAAAATAAAGAAGTTCTATTACGAACATTCAAAACTAACTCTTGCTCAAGGACTCGAACTGAGAAGAGTACAAGGATTATTCTGGACAGGATTAAAAGATCAACTCAGTTATTTTTATGCCTTTCAGGATGAAGATGCAATTCAAAAATCAAAGAAAGCAGTGAAACTAACTGAGAAAATTTTTAATGAGCTGCTCAATGAAATAAAAGAAGGAATTTCTGAGATTGACCTCCGTGCTGAGTTAATTTATAAACTTTCAAAAGTTGTTGATGGAAAAATGTCTTTTGAACCAATTGTCCTGTTTGGAAAAAATTCTGCCTATCCTCATGGAGTTTCATCTACTTCCAAATTAAAGAAAAATTCTACTGTCTTGATTGACTTCGGCTTAAGTATTGATGGGTTTACTTCGGATTTTACACGGACACTTTACTTTGGAAAACCAAATCAAGAGTTTTTGAATTTCTATTCGATAGTTAAAGATGCTCTTCATCTTGCAATTGAAAAATTACAATTGAATACCAAAGCAAAAAATTTGTATCAAGTCGTAATAGATCATTTCGCAAAGTATAATGTGGAAAAGTTTTTTACTCACGGACTTGGACATGGAATTGGAATTTATCTTCATAATTATCCACACATTTCTAAAGAGTCAAAGGATGTGATAAAAGAAAATCTAGTTTTAGCCCTCGAGCCCGCACTTTATTTTGAAAATAAGTTTGGAATTAGGATTGAGCAGAATGTTTTAATTACAAAAGACAAAAAAGAAGTTCTAAACAAATTCACGGATGAATTGATAATTCTATGA
- a CDS encoding glycosyltransferase family 4 protein, producing the protein MKRKVLVIAYYFPPMGFSGVQRTAKFVKYLVDFNWEPTVLTIKPKYYYAFDDVLLKEIEERGIRIIRTGSKDPTQKVFNQKKIKSDFLRKVLNRISQTFFLPDNKRSWTKPALKEARKLLSSESFDIIFATAPPYTDFLIGAKLKKEFNIPLILDYRDAWLDDGLSFYPTPVHRWIVKGMERKVLNLSDKIIAYTRQIKEHILKNYPFIKPDEISIIPHGYDEEDFDLNFVPSKSPNKMRITYSGAFYDERTPKFFLKAVEKLFVERPDLESQIEFYFVGNLPKKYYRKIQKSKYKSNFHFTGYVDHKTNIQYLLNSDVLWLMIRHSKNPHLYATSKLFEYIGTGKPILACVPRNGAAAMILKDYEASFIIEPDDVDGIKNYLIELFDLFKKNQLPVGDKKFIQQFERKKLTQELVKIFQFTMKDEA; encoded by the coding sequence ATGAAGAGAAAAGTTTTAGTGATCGCTTATTATTTCCCGCCGATGGGATTTAGTGGAGTTCAACGAACAGCCAAGTTTGTTAAGTATCTTGTTGATTTTAATTGGGAACCAACAGTTCTAACAATTAAACCAAAATATTATTACGCATTTGATGATGTTTTATTAAAGGAAATTGAAGAAAGGGGAATAAGGATAATTCGGACAGGTTCAAAAGATCCTACTCAGAAAGTTTTCAATCAGAAAAAAATAAAAAGTGACTTTTTGCGAAAAGTTTTAAATAGAATTAGTCAAACATTTTTTCTTCCAGATAATAAAAGAAGCTGGACTAAACCTGCACTGAAAGAAGCTCGAAAACTTCTTTCTTCAGAATCATTTGACATTATCTTTGCAACTGCTCCACCTTATACTGATTTTTTAATCGGTGCAAAGCTTAAAAAAGAATTTAATATCCCTTTAATTCTAGATTATCGCGATGCCTGGCTTGATGATGGACTCTCTTTTTATCCAACACCGGTTCACAGATGGATTGTTAAAGGAATGGAAAGAAAGGTTCTTAATCTCAGTGATAAAATCATTGCTTATACGAGGCAGATAAAAGAACATATTCTAAAAAATTATCCATTCATTAAACCAGATGAGATTTCAATAATTCCCCACGGATACGATGAAGAAGATTTTGATTTAAATTTTGTCCCGTCTAAATCTCCAAATAAAATGAGAATTACTTATAGCGGTGCTTTTTACGATGAACGTACACCAAAATTTTTCTTAAAAGCCGTTGAAAAATTATTTGTAGAACGACCCGATTTAGAAAGTCAAATTGAATTTTATTTCGTTGGAAACTTACCTAAAAAATATTACAGAAAAATTCAGAAGAGTAAATATAAAAGCAATTTCCACTTTACAGGTTATGTTGATCACAAAACGAATATTCAGTATCTGCTAAATTCAGATGTTTTGTGGCTAATGATTCGTCATTCAAAAAATCCTCATCTCTATGCAACAAGCAAACTATTTGAGTATATCGGAACAGGGAAACCAATTTTAGCATGTGTCCCTCGAAATGGTGCAGCTGCTATGATATTGAAAGATTACGAAGCTTCATTCATAATTGAACCAGATGATGTTGATGGAATAAAAAATTATTTAATAGAATTATTTGACTTGTTTAAGAAAAATCAATTGCCGGTTGGTGATAAAAAATTCATTCAGCAATTTGAAAGAAAAAAACTAACACAAGAATTAGTTAAAATATTTCAATTTACAATGAAAGATGAAGCTTAG
- the purD gene encoding phosphoribosylamine--glycine ligase produces the protein MKLRVLVIGSGGREDALCHKISQSTLLEKLYCIPGNPGTARWAENISIKISDFSLIKNFCVEKKIDLVVVGPEAPLVDGIVDYLSDAGIKVFGPDKFAAQIEGSKSFAKDLMKKKNVPTASFRKFSIVQKEEVLKYLQHLKYPVVIKVDGLAAGKGVTICYRFNSAEKTIKEIFDEKKFGDAGNTIIVEEFLEGEEFSVFALTDGKNYKVLTPAQDYKRVGDNDTGKNTGGMGSYSFSELLTNDEIDVIKKSIIEPILESLRELNHPYKGCLYCGLIKTNDGIKVIEFNCRFGDPETQAVLQTIKSDFLELLWLAVNNDLSNYELKTEGKAVCLVLASNGYPEKFKVGFEISGLDEIDDDELIIYHAGTKYFDNKIITNGGRVLNIVAHSSKTTFYDLIKKVYSAASKIDFENKYFRKDIGLRGLKKLRIE, from the coding sequence ATGAAGCTTAGAGTTCTAGTAATTGGTTCAGGTGGTCGAGAAGACGCACTTTGTCATAAAATTTCTCAAAGCACCTTACTGGAAAAATTATATTGTATTCCAGGTAATCCAGGTACAGCAAGATGGGCTGAAAATATTTCTATTAAAATTTCAGACTTTTCATTGATCAAAAATTTCTGCGTTGAAAAGAAAATCGATTTAGTAGTTGTAGGACCAGAAGCTCCTCTCGTAGATGGAATTGTGGATTATCTCTCCGATGCTGGAATCAAAGTTTTTGGTCCCGATAAATTCGCAGCTCAGATTGAGGGGAGTAAATCATTTGCAAAAGATTTGATGAAAAAGAAAAATGTGCCCACAGCATCATTCCGAAAATTTTCAATTGTTCAAAAAGAAGAAGTTCTGAAATATCTGCAACATCTAAAGTATCCAGTAGTTATTAAAGTTGATGGACTTGCTGCAGGGAAAGGAGTAACCATTTGTTATAGATTTAATTCTGCTGAAAAGACAATTAAAGAAATTTTTGATGAGAAAAAATTTGGTGATGCTGGAAATACAATCATTGTGGAAGAATTTCTTGAAGGGGAAGAGTTTTCTGTCTTCGCATTAACAGATGGAAAAAATTATAAGGTTTTAACTCCTGCACAGGATTATAAAAGAGTTGGTGATAACGATACAGGAAAAAATACAGGTGGAATGGGTTCATATAGTTTCAGTGAGCTTCTGACTAATGATGAAATTGATGTAATTAAAAAAAGTATAATTGAACCAATTCTTGAGAGTTTAAGAGAACTTAATCATCCTTATAAAGGTTGTCTTTATTGTGGTTTGATTAAAACAAATGATGGAATTAAAGTAATCGAGTTTAATTGTCGTTTTGGTGATCCAGAAACTCAAGCAGTTCTACAAACAATAAAATCAGATTTTCTTGAGCTGTTGTGGCTGGCTGTAAATAATGATTTAAGTAATTACGAATTAAAAACTGAAGGCAAAGCTGTCTGTCTTGTCCTTGCTTCAAATGGTTATCCTGAAAAATTTAAAGTTGGATTTGAAATATCTGGACTGGATGAAATTGATGACGATGAATTAATCATCTACCATGCAGGCACAAAATACTTTGACAATAAAATCATAACGAATGGTGGCAGAGTATTAAACATTGTTGCACATTCATCAAAAACAACATTTTATGATCTGATTAAAAAAGTCTATTCAGCTGCCAGTAAAATTGATTTTGAAAACAAATATTTCCGTAAAGACATTGGATTAAGAGGACTTAAAAAACTGAGAATTGAATAA
- a CDS encoding glycosyltransferase family 9 protein, with product MKKDSQKRFLICRIDRIGDVVLSTPLPREIKKKYPDSFVAVLVRKYTRDIYLNNPFVDELLIYNEEKTWKAFFGNLRMIRSFKFNYAFMLLPDERLNYILFLAGIKTRIGVGHKLFQFLTFTKYVDRKKYIPLRHEADYCLDMLRKIGIDPESIEPEIYLTDEEKKIASSFKNFYTPNGEKLIGVNTTSGNSSPNLSLNEYKKLIQKLSKAENFRVIVTDLNPPDEIQNIENVFYPMTNNTLRESIIKFSALDVLISSSTGPMHICAALKVPTISLFCPLPACSPKLWGPLGNKSLILMPEEKYCQTKCPIDPKKCQYVGSQKINAEKIFEEVKRFLES from the coding sequence ATGAAGAAAGATAGTCAGAAAAGATTTTTAATTTGTCGAATAGATAGAATTGGCGATGTTGTTTTATCAACTCCTCTTCCGAGAGAAATAAAAAAGAAATACCCAGATAGTTTTGTAGCAGTCCTTGTCAGGAAATACACCAGAGACATTTATCTCAATAATCCATTTGTTGATGAGTTATTAATTTATAATGAAGAAAAAACCTGGAAAGCTTTTTTCGGAAATCTCAGAATGATTCGCTCTTTCAAGTTTAATTATGCATTTATGCTTTTACCAGATGAAAGGTTGAATTACATTTTATTTCTTGCTGGAATAAAAACAAGAATAGGAGTTGGTCACAAACTTTTTCAATTCCTCACCTTTACAAAATATGTTGATCGTAAAAAGTATATTCCTTTGCGTCACGAAGCTGATTATTGCCTTGATATGTTAAGAAAAATCGGAATTGATCCAGAATCAATCGAACCTGAAATTTATTTGACTGATGAAGAGAAAAAAATTGCGTCAAGTTTTAAAAACTTCTATACTCCAAATGGAGAGAAATTAATTGGTGTAAACACAACAAGCGGAAACTCATCCCCCAATCTTTCCCTCAATGAATATAAAAAGCTCATTCAAAAACTTTCTAAGGCGGAAAATTTCAGAGTTATAGTTACCGACCTCAATCCACCTGATGAAATTCAAAATATTGAAAATGTATTTTATCCAATGACTAACAACACCTTGCGGGAATCAATTATAAAATTCTCAGCCCTCGATGTTTTGATTTCGTCAAGTACTGGACCGATGCACATTTGTGCAGCACTGAAAGTTCCAACAATTTCTTTGTTTTGTCCTCTGCCAGCTTGTTCACCAAAATTGTGGGGTCCGCTTGGGAACAAATCTTTAATCTTAATGCCCGAAGAAAAATACTGCCAAACAAAATGTCCAATTGATCCAAAGAAATGTCAATATGTTGGAAGTCAAAAAATAAATGCAGAAAAAATCTTTGAAGAAGTAAAAAGATTTTTGGAAAGTTAA
- a CDS encoding glycosyltransferase family 2 protein — protein MREKLSVIIITKNEEKNLTDCLESVNWADEIIVVDAFSTDRTIEIAKKYTEKVFQKEWIGFADQKSYALNLASNEWILSLDADERVSESLKSKLLNLLSDLSEIQKFSGYKIKRDNYFLGHKMNSCGWNKDYQIRLFKKSHTKLTNRLVHEGFEVSGSIGIIKEPIIHLSYKSFKDAIDKINHYSTLEALEKSTKHKSNLFTIIFYPILYFTQHFIFRYGFIDGIYGFFVSLLHAWTKMLVQIKIWELQHKTYEER, from the coding sequence ATGAGAGAAAAGCTGAGCGTTATTATAATAACAAAGAATGAAGAGAAAAATCTTACTGATTGTTTAGAATCAGTTAATTGGGCAGATGAAATTATTGTAGTTGATGCTTTCAGCACCGATAGAACAATAGAAATTGCTAAGAAATACACCGAAAAAGTTTTTCAAAAAGAATGGATAGGCTTTGCTGATCAAAAAAGTTATGCTCTAAATCTTGCTTCAAATGAATGGATATTAAGCTTAGATGCTGATGAAAGAGTTTCTGAATCATTAAAATCAAAATTATTGAATTTGCTTTCTGATTTAAGTGAAATCCAGAAATTTTCTGGTTATAAAATCAAAAGAGATAATTATTTTCTCGGGCATAAAATGAATAGCTGCGGCTGGAATAAAGATTATCAAATAAGGCTTTTTAAAAAATCTCACACAAAATTAACAAATCGGCTTGTTCATGAAGGTTTTGAAGTCTCTGGAAGCATTGGAATTATTAAAGAGCCAATAATTCATCTCAGTTATAAAAGCTTCAAAGATGCGATTGATAAAATCAATCACTACTCAACTCTCGAGGCTCTTGAAAAAAGCACTAAACACAAATCCAATTTATTTACCATAATTTTTTATCCAATTCTTTATTTCACTCAGCATTTTATTTTTCGTTATGGATTTATAGATGGCATTTATGGTTTCTTTGTTTCATTGCTTCATGCATGGACAAAAATGCTTGTGCAGATAAAAATCTGGGAACTTCAACACAAAACTTATGAAGAAAGATAG